The proteins below are encoded in one region of Buttiauxella gaviniae:
- the aroE gene encoding shikimate dehydrogenase: MESFAVFGNPIQHSKSPQIHNMFAEQLKIEHPYGRVLAPVDAFSEALERFFIAGGKGANITVPFKEQAFTRADELTERAALVGAVNTLKRLEDGRLLGDNTDGIGLLTDLERLSLIKPGSRVLLLGAGGAARGVLLPLLSLDCGVTICNRTFSRAQELAQLFKHMGSVQALEQSELESHKFDLIINATSSGIAGDIPAIPASLLSHNVSCYDMFYQKGDTPFLHWCKQHGVQHYADGLGMLVAQAAHAFFLWHGVLPEITPVIEKLKQEMSQ; encoded by the coding sequence ATGGAATCCTTTGCCGTTTTTGGTAATCCCATTCAGCACAGTAAATCACCGCAAATTCATAATATGTTTGCTGAGCAACTAAAAATAGAGCATCCATATGGTCGCGTGCTTGCACCTGTAGATGCTTTTAGTGAAGCACTTGAGCGGTTCTTTATAGCGGGCGGTAAAGGAGCCAATATTACGGTTCCCTTTAAAGAGCAGGCATTTACACGTGCCGATGAACTGACGGAGCGCGCTGCTTTAGTGGGGGCAGTAAATACCCTGAAGCGCCTGGAAGATGGCCGCCTATTGGGAGATAACACGGATGGAATTGGTCTATTAACCGATCTGGAACGTTTATCTCTTATTAAGCCGGGTTCGCGAGTTTTATTGTTGGGTGCTGGTGGCGCGGCAAGGGGAGTGTTGCTTCCGCTACTTTCGTTAGATTGCGGGGTGACGATCTGCAACCGAACATTTTCTCGTGCGCAAGAACTCGCGCAGTTATTTAAGCACATGGGTAGCGTACAGGCGCTAGAGCAGTCAGAGCTGGAGAGTCACAAATTTGATCTCATCATAAATGCTACGTCCAGTGGAATTGCCGGAGACATTCCAGCAATCCCTGCATCGCTGCTCTCACATAACGTAAGCTGCTACGACATGTTCTACCAAAAAGGCGATACGCCATTTTTGCATTGGTGCAAGCAGCACGGTGTTCAACATTATGCTGATGGTTTAGGAATGCTCGTGGCTCAGGCCGCGCATGCCTTTTTCTTGTGGCATGGTGTATTACCCGAAATCACGCCAGTAATAGAAAAGCTTAAACAAGAGATGTCACAGTGA
- the tsaC gene encoding L-threonylcarbamoyladenylate synthase type 1 TsaC, with amino-acid sequence MKTNLQKEQLVEIVAALKQQQVIAYPTEAVFGVGCDPDSELAVTRLLELKHRPIDKGLILIAANFEQLIPYIDSSALSKMQQEAVFSRWPGPVTFVFPALPSTPRWLTGRFDSLAVRVTDHPLVRDLCLAYGKPLVSTSANLSGLPPCRTFQEVFLQFGDDFPVLCGDTGGRLNPSEIRDALTGELFRQG; translated from the coding sequence GTGAAGACAAACCTGCAAAAAGAGCAACTCGTAGAGATCGTTGCCGCCTTAAAACAACAACAAGTCATCGCTTACCCAACTGAAGCTGTATTTGGCGTCGGTTGTGATCCAGACAGTGAGCTGGCAGTTACGCGTTTGCTTGAATTAAAACATCGTCCCATCGATAAAGGCCTAATCCTAATAGCCGCGAATTTCGAGCAGCTTATTCCTTATATAGATAGCTCTGCACTTTCAAAGATGCAGCAAGAAGCTGTATTTTCTCGCTGGCCTGGCCCCGTCACATTTGTATTCCCTGCGCTTCCTTCAACGCCACGGTGGTTAACTGGGCGATTTGACTCCTTAGCTGTGAGAGTGACGGATCATCCATTGGTTCGTGATTTATGCCTGGCATATGGAAAGCCTCTGGTTTCTACCAGTGCCAATTTATCTGGTTTACCTCCATGTCGTACTTTCCAGGAAGTCTTTTTACAATTTGGTGATGACTTCCCTGTTCTGTGTGGCGATACCGGAGGCCGACTTAATCCTTCTGAAATTCGTGACGCTTTGACCGGCGAACTTTTCCGCCAGGGGTAA
- a CDS encoding DNA topoisomerase family protein: MTKSALFTVPKNEPCPQCGAGLVIRSGKHGPFLGCSHYPECDYVRPLKSQADGHVVKVLEGQLCPLCQENLVLRQGRFGMFIACINYPTCEHTDVIDKPDETAISCPQCQKGQLVQRRSRFGKNFWSCDSYPTCQFVINSKPVAGECPACHYPLLIEKKTAQGLKQFCASKQCGKPVTAE; this comes from the coding sequence ATGACCAAATCAGCACTGTTCACTGTGCCTAAAAATGAACCCTGTCCTCAATGCGGGGCAGGGTTAGTCATTCGTTCTGGTAAACACGGCCCTTTTCTTGGCTGCTCTCATTATCCGGAATGTGATTATGTACGCCCACTAAAAAGCCAGGCTGATGGGCATGTTGTTAAAGTGCTCGAGGGGCAACTCTGCCCGCTATGTCAGGAAAACCTTGTTTTACGGCAAGGGCGCTTCGGGATGTTCATTGCTTGCATTAACTATCCAACTTGTGAACACACTGACGTCATCGACAAACCCGACGAAACTGCAATCAGTTGCCCGCAATGCCAGAAAGGGCAATTAGTCCAGCGACGTTCCCGATTCGGTAAAAACTTTTGGTCATGTGATAGTTATCCGACATGTCAGTTCGTCATTAATAGCAAACCAGTGGCAGGCGAATGCCCTGCGTGTCACTATCCTTTACTCATCGAAAAGAAAACGGCGCAAGGATTAAAACAGTTCTGTGCCAGCAAACAATGTGGAAAGCCGGTAACGGCGGAATAA
- the smg gene encoding DUF494 family protein Smg, with protein MFDVLMYLFETYIHNEVEMRVDQDKLTHDLADAGFDHEDIYNALVWLEKLADYQDGLAEPMQLAADPLSMRMYTAEECQRLDATCRGFLLFLEQIQVLNLETREMVIERVLALDTAEFELEDLKWVVLMVLFNIPGCENAYQQMEELLFEVNEGMLH; from the coding sequence ATGTTCGACGTACTAATGTACTTATTTGAAACCTACATCCACAACGAAGTGGAAATGCGAGTTGATCAAGATAAATTGACGCATGATCTCGCCGATGCTGGTTTTGATCATGAAGACATTTATAACGCTCTTGTATGGCTTGAAAAGCTGGCTGACTATCAAGATGGGCTGGCTGAACCCATGCAGCTCGCTGCTGACCCGCTTTCTATGAGGATGTATACCGCAGAAGAATGCCAGCGACTTGATGCGACTTGCCGGGGGTTTTTACTGTTCCTTGAACAGATTCAGGTGCTGAACCTCGAAACCCGTGAAATGGTTATTGAACGCGTATTAGCGTTAGACACCGCCGAGTTTGAGCTTGAGGATTTAAAGTGGGTGGTGCTAATGGTGTTGTTCAACATCCCTGGGTGCGAAAACGCTTATCAACAGATGGAAGAATTACTCTTCGAAGTAAATGAAGGTATGCTGCACTAA
- the dprA gene encoding DNA-protecting protein DprA, translated as MPPKEIWLRLMAVQTLSGDKLLKIAHFLLSEPEYSTVSLARSGLSARQISQFLAFSEKELEKAMLWLEQPQHHLLTVDDVRYPNQLRSIDCYPAALFIAGDLALLSSNQLAVVGNRSLSLYGERWCRMFCEPLATAGLTITSGLALGIDAVAHRAALNVHGKTIAVLGNGLAEIYPKRHKQLAEQIVAEGGALISEFPLNTSAFPSNFPRRNRIISGLSRAVFVVEASERSGSLVTARYALEQGRELFALPGAVGSPGSEGPHSLIKQGANLVSHPSDILEYLETELHWLPSPHKALIYSRNEEDRTLPFPELLANVGDEVTPVDVVAERAGQPVPETVAQLLELELAGWIAAVPGGYVRLRRACHVRRTNVLI; from the coding sequence GTGCCACCAAAAGAGATTTGGTTACGTCTGATGGCTGTTCAAACTTTAAGCGGTGATAAGCTATTAAAAATCGCCCATTTCTTATTGAGTGAGCCTGAATATTCAACCGTTTCGCTCGCCAGATCTGGGCTTTCTGCCCGCCAGATATCTCAATTTTTGGCGTTTAGTGAAAAAGAATTAGAGAAGGCAATGCTCTGGCTTGAGCAGCCTCAGCATCACCTTCTAACTGTAGATGACGTACGTTATCCCAATCAATTACGTTCGATAGATTGCTACCCTGCCGCGTTGTTTATAGCCGGCGACCTTGCTCTTCTTTCCAGTAACCAACTTGCCGTTGTTGGTAACCGCAGTCTTTCTCTTTATGGCGAACGCTGGTGTCGGATGTTTTGTGAGCCGTTAGCCACCGCGGGATTAACCATAACCAGTGGTTTAGCTTTGGGAATTGATGCCGTGGCACACCGGGCTGCATTGAATGTGCATGGAAAAACCATTGCTGTTTTGGGTAATGGTCTGGCAGAAATTTACCCTAAGCGTCATAAACAACTGGCCGAACAAATTGTTGCAGAGGGTGGCGCCCTCATCTCAGAATTCCCTCTCAATACTTCAGCCTTCCCGAGTAATTTTCCTCGAAGGAATCGCATTATTAGTGGATTGAGTCGGGCGGTTTTTGTGGTGGAAGCGAGTGAACGTAGCGGGTCACTCGTCACGGCTCGTTATGCGCTTGAGCAAGGGCGTGAATTATTTGCACTGCCGGGAGCGGTGGGTAGCCCGGGAAGTGAAGGGCCACACTCGTTAATCAAACAAGGTGCTAATCTTGTGAGCCACCCTTCGGACATACTTGAATATCTTGAAACTGAATTGCACTGGCTCCCTTCACCTCACAAAGCATTAATATATTCACGCAATGAAGAGGATCGTACATTGCCATTTCCTGAGCTGTTGGCTAACGTAGGAGATGAGGTTACACCTGTTGACGTCGTCGCTGAACGTGCCGGCCAACCTGTGCCAGAAACGGTAGCCCAGCTACTCGAACTGGAGTTAGCAGGATGGATCGCAGCTGTACCCGGCGGCTATGTCCGATTGAGGAGGGCATGCCATGTTCGACGTACTAATGTACTTATTTGA
- the def gene encoding peptide deformylase, producing MSVLQVLHFPDERLRTVATPVKEVNAEIQRIVDDMFETMYAEEGIGLAATQVDIHQRIIVIDVSENRDERLVLINPELLEKSGDTGIEEGCLSIPEQRALVPRAERVKIRALDREGQSYELEADGLLAICIQHEMDHLVGKLFVDYLSPLKRQRIRQKLEKMARLNKSA from the coding sequence ATGTCAGTTTTGCAGGTATTACATTTTCCGGACGAGCGCCTTCGCACTGTGGCGACGCCGGTCAAAGAGGTAAATGCGGAAATTCAGCGGATTGTCGATGACATGTTCGAGACAATGTACGCGGAAGAAGGTATTGGCCTTGCAGCAACACAGGTGGATATCCATCAACGTATTATTGTGATTGATGTTTCTGAAAACCGCGATGAGCGCCTGGTTTTAATCAACCCTGAACTATTGGAAAAGAGCGGTGACACCGGTATCGAAGAAGGTTGTCTCTCTATTCCAGAACAACGTGCACTCGTTCCGCGCGCAGAAAGAGTCAAGATCCGTGCGCTGGACCGTGAAGGCCAATCGTACGAACTGGAAGCCGATGGTCTACTCGCCATTTGTATTCAGCATGAAATGGATCACCTGGTTGGTAAACTGTTTGTCGATTATCTGTCTCCGTTGAAGCGTCAGCGTATTCGTCAGAAACTGGAAAAAATGGCTCGTCTGAATAAGAGCGCCTAA
- the fmt gene encoding methionyl-tRNA formyltransferase has protein sequence MSDSLRIIFAGTPDFAARHLDALLSSQHQVVGVFTQPDRPAGRGKKLMPSPVKVLATEKNIPVFQPASLRPAENQELVSSLNADVMVVVAYGLILPKAVLDMPRLGCINVHGSLLPRWRGAAPIQRSLWAGDAETGVTIMQMDVGLDTGDMLFKLACPIEATDTSATLYDKLANLGPQGLLETLNQLATGNAKPEVQREESVTYAEKLSKEEARIDWSLSAVQLERCIRAFNPWPMSWLEIDGQPLKVWQASVIDQPAKAVPGTILETTKQGIQVATGEGILNLESLQPAGKKAMSAQDLLNSRSEWFKPGALLA, from the coding sequence GTGTCTGATTCACTGCGTATTATTTTCGCTGGTACTCCTGACTTTGCAGCGCGTCATCTTGACGCGCTGTTGTCTTCTCAGCACCAAGTCGTTGGCGTGTTTACACAACCTGACCGCCCTGCTGGACGCGGAAAAAAGCTGATGCCAAGCCCGGTCAAAGTACTGGCCACTGAAAAAAACATCCCCGTTTTTCAACCTGCCTCTTTGCGACCTGCGGAAAATCAGGAACTCGTTTCGAGCTTGAATGCCGATGTTATGGTCGTAGTGGCTTACGGTTTGATCCTTCCCAAAGCCGTTCTTGATATGCCACGCCTGGGTTGTATTAATGTACATGGTTCTCTGCTGCCACGCTGGCGAGGGGCAGCTCCAATTCAACGTTCATTGTGGGCGGGTGATGCCGAAACTGGCGTAACCATTATGCAAATGGATGTTGGTTTGGACACCGGCGATATGCTGTTTAAACTCGCTTGCCCGATTGAAGCCACGGATACCAGCGCAACGCTATACGACAAACTGGCAAATCTTGGGCCGCAAGGATTGCTGGAAACGTTAAATCAACTGGCTACGGGCAATGCTAAACCCGAAGTTCAGAGAGAAGAATCAGTGACTTACGCTGAAAAGCTCAGCAAGGAAGAGGCGCGTATTGACTGGTCACTTTCAGCGGTACAACTTGAGCGTTGCATTCGGGCATTTAATCCCTGGCCGATGAGTTGGCTGGAAATTGACGGACAACCGCTTAAAGTCTGGCAAGCATCAGTCATTGATCAGCCTGCGAAAGCCGTACCAGGTACCATTCTTGAAACCACTAAACAGGGTATCCAAGTGGCAACGGGTGAAGGGATTTTAAATCTGGAGTCTCTTCAGCCAGCAGGTAAGAAAGCAATGTCCGCTCAGGATCTTCTGAACTCACGTAGCGAATGGTTTAAGCCAGGCGCACTTCTCGCCTGA
- the rsmB gene encoding 16S rRNA (cytosine(967)-C(5))-methyltransferase RsmB, translating to MKKTLNLRSMAAQTIEQVVEQGQSLSNVLPGMQHKVSDKDKALLQEICFGVLRTLPQLEWLIGKLMSRPMTGKQRTIHYLIMVGFYQLLYTRIPAHAALAETVEGAVAIQRQSLKGLINGVLRQFQRQQESLMAEAAKHESRFLHPSWLLQRLKKAYPNQWQSIVDANNQRPPMWLRVNRQHHSRDEWMALLVENGLEGHAHPQYRDAVRLETPAPVHALPGFEQGWVTVQDASAQGSVDLLDPQDGDKILDLCAAPGGKTTHILEAAPKAHVMAVDIDEQRLKRVHENLQRLGMTADVKTGDGRFPEQWCGDQQFDRILLDAPCSATGVIRRHPDIKWLRRDRDIAELAALQKEILEAIWPRLKSGGTLVYATCSILPEENCQQVAAFLEKHPEAKLVETGTPEKPGIQNLPSQEEGDGFFYAKLIKS from the coding sequence ATGAAAAAAACTCTAAATCTTCGCAGTATGGCCGCACAAACGATTGAACAAGTTGTGGAGCAAGGCCAATCACTCAGCAATGTGCTGCCTGGGATGCAACATAAAGTCTCTGATAAAGATAAAGCACTGCTCCAGGAAATTTGCTTTGGTGTATTGCGTACTCTGCCGCAACTCGAATGGTTGATCGGTAAACTGATGTCGCGCCCGATGACAGGCAAACAGCGCACCATTCACTATTTGATTATGGTGGGTTTTTACCAGCTGCTTTATACCCGAATCCCAGCTCACGCCGCTCTCGCAGAAACGGTTGAAGGGGCTGTAGCTATCCAACGCCAGTCGCTAAAAGGCTTGATTAATGGCGTGCTGAGGCAGTTCCAGCGTCAACAAGAATCATTGATGGCAGAAGCGGCTAAACACGAAAGTCGTTTTTTGCATCCTTCCTGGCTATTGCAACGTCTGAAAAAAGCCTATCCGAATCAATGGCAATCAATTGTCGATGCAAATAACCAGCGGCCACCAATGTGGCTGCGTGTGAATCGCCAGCACCATTCTCGTGATGAGTGGATGGCGCTGCTGGTTGAAAACGGTTTAGAAGGCCACGCCCATCCGCAATACCGTGATGCAGTTCGTCTGGAAACCCCTGCGCCAGTCCATGCCTTACCGGGATTTGAGCAAGGCTGGGTAACTGTGCAGGATGCTTCAGCACAGGGCAGCGTTGATCTGCTCGATCCGCAGGATGGTGATAAGATCCTCGATTTATGCGCCGCACCAGGTGGAAAAACTACGCATATTCTGGAAGCCGCACCTAAAGCACACGTGATGGCGGTTGATATTGATGAGCAGCGCCTGAAACGGGTGCATGAGAATTTGCAGCGTCTGGGTATGACCGCTGATGTGAAAACCGGTGACGGACGTTTCCCGGAGCAGTGGTGTGGCGACCAACAATTTGATCGTATCCTGCTTGATGCACCATGTTCAGCTACCGGCGTTATTCGTCGTCATCCCGATATCAAATGGTTGCGTCGTGACAGAGATATCGCTGAATTAGCGGCTCTGCAAAAAGAGATCCTGGAAGCGATTTGGCCGAGACTGAAATCAGGTGGCACATTAGTTTACGCTACCTGTTCTATCCTGCCCGAAGAAAACTGCCAGCAGGTCGCTGCATTCCTGGAAAAACATCCAGAGGCCAAACTGGTTGAAACTGGTACGCCAGAGAAACCAGGTATCCAGAATCTGCCGTCGCAAGAAGAAGGTGACGGCTTCTTTTACGCTAAGCTAATTAAAAGCTGA
- the trkA gene encoding Trk system potassium transporter TrkA, with protein MKIIILGAGQVGGTLAENLVGENNDITVVDTNQDRLRSLQDKFDLRVVQGHGSHPRVLREAGADDADMLVAVTSSDETNMIACQVAYSLFNTPNRIARIRAPDYVRDAERLFNAEAVPIDHLIAPEQLVIDNIYRLIEYPGALQVVNFAEGKVSLAVVKAYYGGPLVGNALSTMREHMPHIETRVAAIFRHDRPIRPQGSTIVEAGDEVFFIAASQHIRAVMSELQRLEKPYKRIMLVGGGNIGAGLAQRLEKDYSVKLIERDPQRAAELAEMLQNTIVFYGDASDQELLAEEHIEQVDLFIAVTNDDEANIMSAMLAKRMGAKKVMVLIQRKAYVDLVQGSVIDIAISPQQATISALLGHVRKADIVGVSSLRRGVAEAIEAVAHGDESTSRVVGRSIDEIKLPPGTIIGAVVRGNDVMIANDNLRIEQGDHVIMFLTDKKFVSDVERLFQPSPFFL; from the coding sequence ATGAAAATAATCATTCTCGGTGCGGGCCAGGTTGGCGGCACCCTGGCAGAAAACCTGGTGGGTGAGAACAACGATATTACGGTTGTTGATACTAATCAGGATCGCCTACGCAGTTTGCAGGATAAGTTCGATTTACGCGTTGTGCAGGGGCACGGCTCGCATCCTCGCGTTTTGCGCGAGGCCGGTGCTGATGATGCAGATATGCTCGTTGCGGTAACCAGTTCGGACGAGACGAATATGATTGCCTGCCAGGTTGCGTACTCACTTTTTAATACACCCAACCGAATTGCGCGTATTCGTGCCCCAGATTACGTGCGCGACGCCGAGCGTTTATTCAACGCTGAAGCGGTGCCAATCGACCATCTTATCGCGCCAGAACAGTTGGTTATCGATAACATTTATCGCTTGATTGAATATCCTGGCGCACTGCAGGTTGTTAATTTTGCCGAAGGAAAAGTGAGCCTTGCCGTGGTAAAAGCCTATTACGGCGGTCCGCTAGTTGGGAATGCACTTTCGACTATGCGCGAGCATATGCCACATATCGAAACTCGCGTTGCCGCTATTTTCCGCCACGATCGTCCTATCCGTCCGCAAGGTTCAACTATTGTCGAAGCCGGGGACGAAGTCTTCTTCATTGCCGCCTCCCAGCATATCCGAGCGGTCATGAGCGAATTACAACGTCTTGAAAAACCCTACAAGCGCATCATGCTTGTTGGCGGCGGTAATATTGGTGCGGGTCTGGCGCAACGTCTTGAAAAAGATTACAGCGTCAAGCTCATCGAGCGCGATCCTCAGCGTGCCGCAGAACTTGCTGAAATGTTGCAAAACACCATCGTTTTTTATGGGGATGCTTCCGATCAGGAACTTTTGGCCGAAGAACATATTGAGCAAGTCGATTTGTTTATCGCCGTCACCAACGATGATGAAGCAAATATCATGTCTGCCATGCTGGCTAAACGTATGGGGGCCAAGAAAGTTATGGTTCTTATTCAGCGTAAAGCCTACGTCGATCTGGTACAAGGCAGCGTCATTGATATTGCTATTTCTCCACAGCAAGCAACAATTTCGGCACTATTGGGCCATGTGCGTAAAGCCGATATCGTTGGCGTTTCATCTTTACGGCGTGGTGTCGCTGAAGCAATTGAAGCGGTGGCTCACGGTGACGAAAGTACGTCACGTGTGGTAGGTCGCTCTATTGATGAGATAAAACTTCCACCAGGCACAATTATCGGTGCCGTAGTCCGTGGCAATGATGTCATGATCGCCAATGACAACTTGCGCATCGAACAGGGTGACCATGTCATTATGTTCCTGACAGATAAGAAATTTGTTAGTGATGTGGAACGCCTGTTCCAACCGAGCCCCTTCTTCCTGTAA
- the mscL gene encoding large-conductance mechanosensitive channel protein MscL, protein MSMLKEFREFAMRGNVVDLAVGVIIGAAFGKIVSSLVADIIMPPLGLLIGGVDFKQFALTLRPAVGDVPAVVMHYGVFIQNIFDFLIVAFAIFMAIKVINKLNRKKKEEPAAPPAPTKEEVLLSEIRDLLKQQNERI, encoded by the coding sequence ATGAGCATGTTAAAAGAATTCCGCGAATTTGCGATGCGTGGAAATGTTGTCGATTTGGCAGTGGGTGTAATTATTGGTGCAGCATTCGGGAAAATCGTTTCTTCACTGGTTGCGGATATTATTATGCCGCCACTTGGGTTGCTGATTGGGGGCGTTGATTTTAAGCAATTCGCCTTAACACTAAGACCCGCAGTAGGAGATGTTCCAGCAGTTGTAATGCATTACGGTGTATTTATTCAGAATATCTTTGATTTCCTGATCGTTGCCTTTGCGATCTTCATGGCAATCAAAGTGATTAACAAACTGAATCGTAAGAAAAAAGAAGAACCAGCCGCACCACCTGCGCCAACTAAAGAAGAAGTATTACTCAGTGAAATTCGCGATCTGCTTAAACAGCAGAATGAGCGAATTTAA
- a CDS encoding alternative ribosome-rescue factor A, protein MSKYQHKKGVIKDNAIEALLHDPLFRQRIEQNKKGKGSYQRAAKHVKSGNWEASGKQANRFFTTGLPFLASAIKFAHSAV, encoded by the coding sequence ATGAGCAAGTATCAACATAAAAAAGGGGTTATTAAGGATAACGCCATCGAGGCGTTATTACATGACCCGCTGTTTCGTCAAAGAATTGAGCAGAACAAGAAAGGAAAGGGCAGTTATCAACGTGCTGCAAAACATGTCAAAAGTGGTAACTGGGAGGCCAGTGGCAAACAAGCAAATCGCTTTTTTACCACTGGCCTTCCATTTTTAGCTAGCGCAATTAAATTCGCTCATTCTGCTGTTTAA
- the zntR gene encoding Zn(2+)-responsive transcriptional regulator, whose product MFRIGELARLADVTPDTIRYYEKQQMMDHEVRTEGGFRLYTESDLQRLKFIRYAKQLGFTLETIRELLSIRIDPEHHTCQESKSIVQSRLVEVESKIKELQHMRRSLQRLNDACCGSAHSSAYCSILEALEQGASQRK is encoded by the coding sequence ATGTTTCGTATTGGAGAATTAGCCAGACTGGCGGATGTCACCCCTGACACCATTCGCTATTATGAAAAACAGCAAATGATGGATCACGAAGTTAGAACGGAGGGGGGATTTCGACTTTACACCGAAAGTGATTTGCAGCGCCTGAAGTTTATCCGTTACGCCAAGCAATTAGGTTTTACGCTGGAAACTATTCGTGAGCTGCTTTCGATCCGAATCGATCCTGAGCATCACACCTGTCAGGAATCTAAGAGCATCGTACAGTCACGGCTTGTCGAAGTTGAATCTAAAATTAAAGAGTTGCAGCATATGCGTCGATCTTTACAGCGACTAAACGATGCATGTTGTGGAAGCGCACACAGCAGCGCGTATTGTTCAATACTGGAAGCGCTTGAGCAGGGGGCTAGTCAGCGAAAATAA
- the rplQ gene encoding 50S ribosomal protein L17, producing MRHRKSGRQLNRNSSHRQAMFRNMAGSLVRHEIIKTTLPKAKELRRVVEPLITLAKTDSVANRRLAFARTRDNEIVAKLFNELGPRFAARTGGYTRILKCGFRAGDNAPMAYIELVDRAESQTEAAAE from the coding sequence ATGCGCCATCGTAAGAGTGGTCGTCAACTGAACCGCAACAGCAGCCATCGCCAGGCTATGTTCCGCAATATGGCAGGTTCACTGGTTCGTCATGAGATCATCAAGACGACTCTGCCTAAAGCGAAAGAGCTGCGTCGCGTAGTTGAGCCGCTGATTACTCTTGCCAAGACTGATAGCGTTGCTAATCGTCGTCTGGCATTCGCCCGCACTCGTGATAACGAGATCGTGGCAAAACTGTTTAATGAATTGGGTCCGCGTTTTGCAGCGCGTACTGGTGGTTACACTCGTATTCTTAAGTGTGGCTTCCGTGCTGGTGACAATGCTCCGATGGCTTACATCGAGCTGGTTGACCGCGCCGAGTCTCAAACAGAAGCTGCTGCAGAGTAA
- a CDS encoding DNA-directed RNA polymerase subunit alpha, whose translation MQGSVTEFLKPRLVDIEQVSSTHAKVTLEPLERGFGHTLGNALRRILLSSMPGCAVTEVEIDGVLHEYSTKEGVQEDILEILLNLKGLAVRVQGKDDVILTLNKSGIGPVTAADITHDGDVEIVKPQHVICHLTDENASISMRIKVQRGRGYVPASARIHSEEDERPIGRLLVDACYSPVERIAYNVEAARVEQRTDLDKLVIEMETNGTIDPEEAIRRAATILAEQLEAFVDLRDVRQPEVKEEKPEFDPILLRPVDDLELTVRSANCLKAEAIHYIGDLVQRTEVELLKTPNLGKKSLTEIKDVLASRGLSLGMRLENWPPASIADE comes from the coding sequence ATGCAGGGTTCTGTGACAGAGTTTCTAAAACCGCGCCTGGTAGATATCGAGCAAGTGAGTTCGACGCACGCCAAGGTGACCCTTGAGCCTTTAGAGCGTGGCTTTGGCCATACTCTTGGTAATGCACTGCGCCGTATTCTGCTCTCATCGATGCCGGGTTGCGCGGTGACTGAGGTTGAGATTGATGGTGTACTACATGAGTACAGCACCAAAGAAGGCGTACAGGAAGATATCCTGGAAATCCTGCTCAACCTGAAAGGGCTGGCGGTAAGAGTTCAAGGTAAAGATGATGTTATTCTTACTCTGAATAAGTCTGGCATTGGCCCTGTGACTGCAGCCGACATCACCCATGATGGTGATGTCGAAATCGTCAAGCCGCAGCATGTGATCTGCCACCTGACTGATGAGAACGCATCTATTAGTATGCGTATCAAAGTTCAGCGCGGTCGCGGTTATGTGCCGGCCTCTGCCCGAATTCATTCGGAAGAAGATGAGCGCCCAATTGGTCGTCTGCTGGTCGACGCCTGCTACAGCCCTGTAGAGCGAATTGCCTACAATGTTGAAGCAGCGCGTGTAGAACAGCGTACCGACCTGGATAAGCTGGTCATCGAAATGGAAACCAACGGTACAATCGATCCTGAAGAGGCGATTCGTCGTGCGGCAACCATTCTGGCTGAACAACTTGAAGCTTTTGTTGACTTACGTGATGTTCGTCAGCCAGAAGTTAAAGAAGAGAAACCAGAGTTCGATCCGATCCTGCTGCGCCCTGTTGACGATCTGGAATTGACTGTCCGCTCTGCTAACTGCCTTAAGGCAGAAGCTATCCACTATATCGGTGATCTGGTACAGCGTACCGAAGTTGAGCTGCTTAAAACGCCTAACTTGGGTAAAAAATCTCTTACCGAGATTAAAGACGTGCTGGCTTCCCGTGGTTTGTCTCTGGGCATGCGCCTGGAAAACTGGCCACCGGCAAGCATCGCTGACGAGTAA